agtcatgatatgtttcaatcactttgagaattgctttgacgaaaaatggtttgtgaataacaactatataacgtcctctgagaatgtttcaatgattgaaattagagtttagattatataaccattaatggatataagcatttttgtggaaacacatatatgtataagtcctactccttgaaccaaagtttgcgaactttgttgatcaagagaaccggaattatTTGcatagtttgcgaactcagtccgcgaaccgacggaagttctcatccgagaatatctgctggagtttgaaaaacgattgttcttgaactcatatttatattgattaaggaatgcttttgtaaaccgtggctataaagttcatgaaccgattcgagtgaatcaaatcatttttgcttcgattgtgtcttgtgaagttacataagatctaagcaattgaacaactctctaactagttcaattcagtcatttgaactagttatggtgaagaagattatggttgatatgaaagtgatcatatggctaaccatttggttaactattgttgaaccaactaatgtacaagtttgggtacggttacacgagcctagaaacgtgcatttcatttgtgtatgacaagctatgttttcgatctaatcaggttttcatctaacggtgaatattgaatgctttgttactaagctaacattgattgcaaacccttatttgaaagactatataagggagaactctggcaactgggaaatctaatccccacaccttatgtgtgatactagttgtagctagagtcgattatcctttaacctctggttttcttttctcaatctgggttaacgacttaaaggcttcattgggattgtgaagccagaacgatactactttcttgtagttgtgtgatctgatcttgttgtttctatcgtacgagtacaattgaaataattggcttgagatttctatctccgataggcaagataaaaactaatcacaaacatcttcgtctcatcgtttgtgattcctcaataacttgtttcgctagtcgattaagtttattgtgaggtgattgataattctagggtataattcgggaatataagtccgggttatcgattggttcctgttcaccttgattttatcaaaagacggaacaaaactcataggtatattcgttggagacggatttatctattacaatagacttttctgtgtgatacggatttgtttattaaagtcttcgattttgggttgaagcaattcttagttgtgtgtgagatcatctaagggaatcaagtgcatagtatcctgctgggatcagagacgtaaggagcataactgtaccttggatcagtgtgatattgattggggttcaactacaatccagaccgaagttagtttgtagtaggctagtgtctgtagcggcttaatacagtgaatgttcaatttggactaggtcccggggtttttctgcatttgcggtttcctcgttaacaaaattctggtgtctgtgttatttctattccgcattatattttttatctttataattgaaatatcacaggttgtgcgttagaatcaatcaattagaatatccgaccttttggttgttgatttaaattgatgatacttggatattggtcttggtaccatccaagtttatctctcttgtatttaaattgagactcgcagtttgcttgagtaagatttaaaacgagagatagagatataaactctttgatatactttgtatctagattgagtctgactgtctagttgattctctagaaagtatattggagtttgtccatacagattgctaagcgaattattgggtgtggttgttaaacccacgctttttcaacatttatactaaatacacatatttgaaatgaataacaataccaataagcctagcgatttccattctgattcataaaataagtttatgaattgtacttcctttaaatgaatgtaaaacattgtttcctaggacgaaatcttcactcatacccatacacatacacataatcacaatagcattcatacgattatgtcgatatcttatatacgaagttcaaaagatatatgttatacttcgtattgtaattctttaatactatgtctaactagagtataatcattcacagcttcgcagttatgttttcaatatgcacgaattgaaagatgcGTTAAGAATGAAAcgtttcaagtcaaatattactaacctcaagtggaaagatgatgtcgtcgttgtagctctttacttcttcacattcttcaagtcttcacgtaatacttgtaagtctcatatcctagtaactttctagctaacctatatgaagttgactctagtaaatgatcaagcgactctttaaatgatttttgattcactaaaaatatgacaaccaaacttgacatacaaacgcttggtgggttcaaccgagctatgctctaacactcatTTAGATTCAGTTTGTTTTGGCAAAGTTTCcacaagaagaattttattttttgtgGGCAGTTTAGACCCCACAAAAACTTCCAATCCAAATTGGTAATGTGATTACCAAGTTTCTTGGAAATAAGAAATTTATAAGCCTCCTTAACACTAACCTTACTGTCTTTCCTATGACTCCACAAAATAGTATCAGCATTATCATCATAAATATTGACAGGAATAGAGTGAATTTTACTTACCACATCAGCAGAAACCTGATTACTAACAGTAGAGAGATTCCACTGTTTAGTAATGGGGTCAATGCCATCTTTAACTCTAAGACTAGCCATATTCTCATGGTCCGTATCAGTGATAGCAGCCAAAGGTAATTCTAAAACCCAAGGATCGTTCCAAAAATCTACCTTGCTGCCATCTCCGATATTCCATTTAAGGCTACCTTTGATATCATCCTTTCCTTTCATTAAGCTTCTCCAACTACTAGAGCAACCTTTCCTAACCTTACTAGACTAGAAATTATCATCTTTATGGTACTTTGCCTTCAACAACATAGCTACATTAGAGTTTGGGTTATCCCTAACTCTCCAAGCCATTTTTGATAAAAGAGCTAAATTGTTAAGATCTATCTCTCAAACCTAACCCCTCATACACAACAGGGCTACAGACAGTTTGCCAATTTATGTTGTGCATTTTCCTAGAGCTTTTGTCACCAccccataattttttttgaaacctattataggggctccaagGATTTGGTTTTGGGGGCTCCTATAGATTCAACTGTCCTAAATACGGATAAGGGAGAACCTATTTTGTTATCAAAAATATAAATATACCCTCtaaaatctttttcttttcttttctaaatCATAAAATTTTTATTACTTAAAAATGAAGAAACTCAAAAATACAAAGAAGTCTTGACATGCCAAGACTATCTTACTGAAAATCCAACAACAACTAAAAGAAAATTACAGGATTATATCTTCCTAAATTATTTTCAAGTAAATCTAAAGTAATGGGTATTTTCCTGTTCTATTATTCCCAAAAAATTGGCCTGCCATCATAAAAAATCACTTCTCCTCTTCTCAGATTTGTTCCTTTCTTAGCTAAATTGTCAGCTGAGAAGTTCACTTCTCTGTAAGAATGCTTAAAAGTTATGATGTTTAAAAAATTAGTCACTTTGCTCCATCTGTTTTTTACTATCCAGGGAATTTTGCCTTTTGAAAATGCCATGATGACTGCCATAGAGTCCAAACTGAAGCACACATTCTTGAGATGTTTACTCACCGCCCATTCTCATGCTGCAACTAGTGCCATTACTTGCAATGTAGTTTGTAGTGATTCCTAAGACTCCAATCCCTGCACCTAAACATTTACCATCACTTACCCTGGCAATAAATCCAATACCTGCAACTCCAAGATTACCTTTTGTTGCACAATCACAACAGATTAAAGTTTGATCCATTTGAGGTAGTCTAAAGAAAACTTATTTCACAATAGATTTTTTGGTTGTGATCCCCTTAATCCCAAAGCTTAATATAATATTCAAGTCATACAAACAGTTCTTCATAGTACCATTAACTCTCATGCCACATTCCTTTGTGCAGCTTAGTATCTTGTGTTTGAACTTTTCAGCATTTGGATTATTATTCTCATACATTCTCGAGTTTCTTGTCATCCATAACTCCACCATTACTGAGAAAGCACTGATATACCATATTTGTCTTATGGAAGAACTATTTTTCTTAACATATATAATAACTTCATAAAATTTGGTGGGAATGTTGAGACTGAACATACCTGCAAGCCATTTCCAGATCACCAGACTGAATGAACATTCCCATAGGATATGCTCCATGTTGTCTTATCATTATCACATAAGTATCACTTGGAAATTGTACTAAAACCCTTTTTCCTAACATTTTCTTCAGTTGCACATGATTCTCTGAGCATTTTACACACATTACTTGATGTGTATGGATGAATGTAAGGGCTCCATACATACTTGGCCCAATTGATTTGCTGGTATTTGTCTCTTATCTGATGCACAACATTGGCAACTGAAAACTTGCCATTTAGATCAGCTGCCCATATTCTTTTGTCATTCCCAGACCCAATAGCTGGTAAGTCAGTTAGGTCAATATATTGTAGCATTTCATCAGATATATGCCGTTCTCCATTTACAATCAGATCACTTACTTTTAAATTCTTGTAGTGTTGTATAAATGGCTCATTCTGATGTTGATCAATCAAAACACTATCTTTTATCCACTTGTCTTGCCAAACTGAGATGTTTCTTCCATTCCCCACCAACCATATACCTCCTTCATTAAGATCATTCATCACCCATTTAAGTCCAGGCCATATGGAAGGTTTTTTATATCCAGTAATCCAGTCTCCTTCATTGTTTTTGTATTTTGCCCCCATGAATCTGGTCCATTCCTcatcttttgtttcaagttttcAAAGCAGTTTTAACAGCAAAGCTTTGTTTACCACTTCTAACCTTCTAAGACCAAGACCTCTTTCAACAAATGGTGCATTTACTTCCTCCCATTTTACAGTTATCAATTTCTTCACATACGGATCACCAGTCCATAGAAAATTTCTGATTATCCTTTCACATTTTTTAATCATAGATTTTGGCCATTTGTAGACAGACATGTTGTATATTGGAATGTTACAGAGAACAAATTTAACTAAGATTAATCTATCAGAGAATGCAAGTAATTTACCAATCCAACCAGCCAgttgtttttgtagcatttcCGCTATCCCCCAAACTTGAGCTGTTTTAACTCTTCCATGACATAAAATCACACCTAAATACTTGTCAGGAAATTCTGAAAGCTCCATTTGTAATCTTTCTGCAATGATTAATCTTCTTTCTTCAGTGACTCCTCCAACAAAGCATCTGCTTTTTGCTCTGTTAGCTATTTGTCCAGATGCAACTTGATATTTCATTAGTAATCCCATCAAGTTATCTAATGTTCTTTTGTGCCCATTGCAGGAAATAAATATGTCATCTGCAAACATCAAGTGAGATGGCTGGCATCCTTTTCTATTAACCATTGTTTGGATTAAGCCTTCTTGAATCATTTTAGTCAAGTTTCTGCTCAGTACTTCTTCAGCTATCACAAAGAGAATGGGAGATAATGGATCTCCTTGTCCGAGCCCTCTTCCTACTTCAAAGAATCCAAATGGCCATCCATTTACAAGCAGTGAAATCCTTGCAGACCCAAAGATTATCTTCAACCAATTAATTCCCACTTGAGAGAAGCCAAAGTGCTTTAGTGTTTTAAAAATGAATTCCCAGCTCATTGAATCAAAAGATTGAGTAATGTCCAAATTCAAACCTACATTTCTACCTCTTCTTTTGGTATCTAATTCATTTACAAGCTCTAAAGCAAGCACAATCTTCTCCTGAATGTTTCTTCCTTTTATGAAGGCACCTTGCTGACAAGATATTACCTTATGTAGTACTGTGTGAAGTCTTGTTATGATTATTCTTGTGatgattttaaaacaaaaattagaTAGACCAATTGGCCTGAATTCAGTTCCTCTATCACCAGGAATTTAAGGTAGCAAAAACAGAAAATTGGAGTCCATCCCTTTTGGCATAAATCTACATCTCCAATAATATTGTATTGCATTGATTAAATCTTTGCATATAATTTCCCATGAGAATCTGTAGAAACTACCTGGGAACCTATCAGGACCAGGAGAGCTGGTTGGATCCATAGAAAAACCAACATCTTTAATCTCTTGTGTTGAGGGCAGAGTATCCATGAGAACATTATCTTCTTCAGTTATTACCTTGGGAATGGAGTTAAAAAAACTTTCTTCATGACTTACTTCTTGATGTTCAAATTTCTTCTGAAAATGATTCACAAGCAAGTCTGCAATTTGATTTTGTTCAACAACTATATTGCCATTTGAGTCTTCAAGTTCTGCAATGTTATTATGAGCATTTCTAACCTTCATTGAAGTATGAAAAAAACTTGTGTTTGCACCACCCTCTTTCACGCATTTTATTCTTGACTTTGATCTTAGTAATTCACTGTATTGTTGAGCTTCCAATTCATGTTTTCCTCTTGCAGTTACTAGATAATTAAGTAGAGTTACATTCTCTGGTTGAGCATCTGAGAGCAATGTAGCTTTTAaaacttcatcttcagtttctTTGACTTTGATTCTCAAGTCTCCAAAAAACTCCCAGTTCCACTGTTTTACCCTTATTTTGAACCTCTTAAGCTTACTCATAAAATTAAAAGCAGGATTTCCCACACATTCTTCTTTCGATGATTCTTTTATAAGTTGCAGAAATTCTGGATGAGAAGTCCATATTGGTTGATATCTAAAAGGTATGTTTTGAGGTTTTGTAATTTCAGTTGTACCTCCCAGCAAAGGGCCATGATCTGAAACTCCTCTTACTCCCACTTTATAGTTCCAGGTAGTATACAAATCCAGCCATTTAGTATTAAAAAAGGCTTTATCAAGATCACATAATATTCTCTTTTTTCCCACCCTGTCATTGCACCATGAAAACTGAATTCCAGTCTTGAGGCCTGTAGAAACCCACAATAGTCTAAACAATTGTTAAAATCTGTCATTGATGCTCTTAGAGGGCTCCTGCCACCTACTTTTTCATCACAACTTAAAACTGTATTAAAATCTCCAAGTACTAACCATGGAAGTTGTAGTGCATTAATCTTCAATAGTTCTTCCCATAGTTCTCTCCTGTCCACAGTTAAGCATGCAACATGAATACCAGTAACAAGGACATCTCCAACTCTGACAGTAATGGTTGTTCTGTGCTTGAAATAATTGATGGAGTTGAAAGTGAAGAGTGCCATAATAACCAAATATTCCCTTTCTCAGTGTCACTTGAGTTATGTATTAGCATTTGACTCATACCAGGCAATCTTAAgtttttaacaaaatttctccTTGTTCTTACTTTAGGCTCTGCTAACCAAATTAATGAAGGATTAAACTGATTGACTAAAGATCTAAGTTTATCTTGGGCCCTAATTCTTTTAAGGCCTATGATATTCCAGAACATTACCCTCCTTAAAAATAATTATTGTGAGAAGAATTAGGACctcttattcctttgtttttaacTAAAATTCTTTCAGTGGGGTTTCTTGTAGTAATAAGAGATATACCTTTAGGTTGATTCCCTGTAATAACTCATTTAACAAGTTTACCAACAGAAgtatttttttcttcatgtttGGGAGACTTCATATTTTCATCAGAAATTTGCTCCTCAGCTACATCTACCAGTGCTTGAAATTTGCTTACAGAAGCAAATGCCTCTATGTCACCAAAGTTCAAATGAGTATTACTTTGTGGAATGTTTGCAGGAGTAACTTGTAAACTTTACTCATTTAATAGAGAAGGAATACTGGTAGAGACTTTAACCAGGTTCTCAGTGGAAAGTGAAGGAAATTCTTCAGTAGATTCAATACTTCCAGAAAAACAATTAGCACTTGGGTTACCATATTCAGTTACAGATTCAATACATTTCTCAGCTGGAGTAATGACAACATCAACTATCTCATCATAAGTAAGACCTTCAttcacaacttctgttggtaattgagattttggagattgACAGATATCAAAACCAATGTGCCGCTGCTTCTTTTCCTTCATTCTCCAAATTTTTCTATGCACTATTGTAGGAATTGTCTCAGATTTATCATTCTCTATATTTTCCTTTCTCATTACTCTGCATTCAGTTACTAAATGCCCCACCACCTTGCAGTGACTGCATAAACTTGGTATTTTGGAAATTTGTATCTCTTGCTCAAAACATCCATATTTGGACTTTACAAGAACACGATGGGGTACAATATGAGCTAAATCAACTTCAACCAGCACACTAGCATAATATCCAATTTCACGTTTGAGAGTTGTGTCATCTACCTTGATAGCTTTTCCAATAGCATCACCTAGTGACAtaagtatgttttttttttccagtattCAATTCCTAAACCAGGGAAATTAACCCAAACAAAAGCAGTTGTTGATTTCTGATTAGCAGGGTTAAAATTTGGTTCCCAAAACCTTAGTTTAAGAATTTAAGCCTCTACTTTCCAAAACCCATTCCATCTATATTTCATATCAACTTCATTTTCAAGCTTAATAATGAAAAAGCCTTTTCCAAAAAGAATCAATTGAATATTACCTGATGTTTTCCATTGTTTTCTCAATGATTCTTCAGCATCAGTGAATTTTAACTTGACAGAATCGAGTCTCCCAATTAGACTGAACTTCCATTCATCTAAATAATTATCAATATCTTCATCTGGTATGTATAGAGAAGGGATCTCTTTGGAAATTACACTCTCAACTA
This DNA window, taken from Papaver somniferum cultivar HN1 chromosome 3, ASM357369v1, whole genome shotgun sequence, encodes the following:
- the LOC113360618 gene encoding uncharacterized protein LOC113360618, with the translated sequence MALFTFNSINYFKHRTTITVRVGDVLVTGIHVACLTVDRRELWEELLKINALQLPWLVLGDFNTVLSCLKTGIQFSWCNDRVGKKRILCDLDKAFFNTKWLDLYTTWNYKVGVRGVSDHGPLLGGTTEITKPQNIPFRYQPIWTSHPEFLQLIKESSKEECVGNPAFNFMSKLKRFKIRVKQWNWEFFGDLRIKVKETEDEVLKATLLSDAQPENVTLLNYLVTARGKHELEAQQYSELLRSKSRIKCVKEGGANTSFFHTSMKVRNAHNNIAELEDSNGNIVVEQNQIADLLVNHFQKKFEHQEVSHEESFFNSIPKVITEEDNVLMDTLPSTQEIKDVGFSMDPTSSPGPDRFPEELNSGQLQGAFIKGRNIQEKIVLALELVNELDTKRRGRNVGLNLDITQSFDSMSWEFIFKTLKHFGFSQVGINWLKIIFGSARISLLVNGWPFGFFEVGRGLGQGDPLSPILFVIAEEVLSRNLTKMIQEGLIQTMVNRKGCQPSHLMFADDIFISCNGHKRTLDNLMGLLMKYQVASGQIANRAKSRCFVGGVTEERRLIIAERLQMELSEFPDKYLGVILCHGRVKTAQVWGIAEMLQKQLAGWIGKLLAFSDRLILVKFVLCNIPIYNMSVYKWPKSMIKKCERIIRNFLWTGDPYVKKLITVKWEEVNAPFVERGLGLRRLEVVNKALLLKLL
- the LOC113360619 gene encoding uncharacterized protein LOC113360619; translation: MSLGDAIGKAIKVDDTTLKREIGYYASVLVEVDLAHIVPHRVLVKSKYGCFEQEIQISKIPSLCSHCKVVGHLVTECRVMRKENIENDKSETIPTIVHRKIWRMKEKKQRHIGFDICQSPKSQLPTEVVNEGLTYDEIVDVVITPAEKCIESVTEYGNPSANCFSGSIESTEEFPSLSTENLVKVSTSIPSLLNE